Sequence from the Thermovirga sp. genome:
TATCGGGGTGGACGGCGTAGCCTGCCACCAGGGGAATCTCAAACTCCTGGAATAGAGGCGCTACTGCACGGGTGGGCATGCTGTAGGAGCCACCGACCACCGCCACGACCTTGTCCATCTGGACGAGTTTCCTGGCAAGCCCGATCGCTTCCTTGGCCTCACCGGCATCATCCTCGTAGAACAACTCGATCTGCTTCCCGAGGACCCCGCCTTTCGCGTTGACTTGGTCGACCGCCAGTTGTACGGACTGCAGAACGCTCAGGCCGTCGGCGGCGGCATATCCCGTAAGAGGCGCAAGCAAACCTATCCTGATCGTATCAGCGGCCAAGGCCGCACCAACCGCCCCGACGATCAGGACCAGCGCAAGAACAAGCACCGCCAATCTTTTCATGAAAAACCCTCCTTTTCGTTCCTATATCAACAGGCTCAAGCGAAACCCACCATCCCGTCTCAAACTTCGCTTACAGCGGCATCACCTCCCAGGTATGCTTCCCGGACCTTTGGATTTTCGCGTAGATCCGAAGCTTCACCCTCCAAGGCTATCCGTCCGGTTTCGAGGATATAACCCCTATGGGCTATCCCGAGGGCCTTAACCGCGTTCTGCTCCACCAGCAGGATGGTTAGCCCTTTTTCATCGTTAAGTCGTTTCAGGACCGAGAAGACCAGGTCTACCAGTTTCGGCATCAAGCCCATGGATATTTCATCCACTAGGAGGATCTTTGGGCTTGACGCCAATGCCCTAGCTATGGCCAGTTGCTGCTGCTCTCCTCCTGAAAGAGTCTGCCCCGCTTGCCGTCTTCTATCCTTCAGCACCGGGAAGAGCTCGTAAACCTCGTCGAAGGCCTGTCCTATATCGACGCTGCTCGAAAGGCCGTAGACCCCCATCCTGAGATTCTGCTCCACGGTCAGTCTGGGAAAAACCCTGGCTCTTTCAGGCACAATCCGAATCCCCATTCCTGCCCTTTTATGGGCGGGAAGGAGAAGGATATCATGCCCTTCGCTTTTTGGGGC
This genomic interval carries:
- a CDS encoding ABC transporter ATP-binding protein codes for the protein MLKVENLTVAYGDILALQDVSFSVDAGEVVSIIGANGAGKTTLLNTLMGLVKAQSGRVVYSGPPEAPKSEGHDILLLPAHKRAGMGIRIVPERARVFPRLTVEQNLRMGVYGLSSSVDIGQAFDEVYELFPVLKDRRRQAGQTLSGGEQQQLAIARALASSPKILLVDEISMGLMPKLVDLVFSVLKRLNDEKGLTILLVEQNAVKALGIAHRGYILETGRIALEGEASDLRENPKVREAYLGGDAAVSEV